The Clostridioides difficile genome has a segment encoding these proteins:
- a CDS encoding ribosomal L7Ae/L30e/S12e/Gadd45 family protein, which produces MKNNKEKIHSFLGLATRAGKIVSGDDSTLLELKKGKVKLILIAEDASNNTKKLFKDKSTFRNIPYLFFSTKDEIGFAIGKSPRAVVGIKDENFSKKIIELIEI; this is translated from the coding sequence ATGAAAAACAATAAAGAAAAGATACACTCGTTCTTAGGACTCGCAACTCGTGCAGGGAAAATAGTGTCTGGTGATGATTCAACTTTGCTTGAATTAAAAAAAGGAAAAGTAAAATTAATTTTAATTGCAGAAGATGCATCAAATAACACAAAAAAACTTTTTAAAGATAAATCAACTTTTAGAAATATTCCATATCTATTTTTTTCAACAAAAGATGAAATAGGATTTGCAATAGGAAAGTCTCCAAGAGCAGTCGTAGGAATAAAAGATGAAAATTTTTCTAAAAAGATAATTGAACTAATAGAAATTTAA